Proteins encoded within one genomic window of Dromaius novaehollandiae isolate bDroNov1 chromosome 7, bDroNov1.hap1, whole genome shotgun sequence:
- the TSSK6 gene encoding testis-specific serine/threonine-protein kinase 6, protein MSKTAAGEKLLHELGYRLGQTLGEGSYSKVKAATSDKYKGPLAIKVVDRRRAPPDFVHKFLPRELSILRMIRHPNIVRVFELIEVCNGKLYIVMEAASTDLLQLVQQLGKLPCVPEARDIFAQVVGAVRYLHDRNLVHRDLKCENVLLTADGRRAKLTDFGFSKEANGYPDLSTTYCGSAAYASPEVLLGIPYDAKKYDMWSLGVVLYVMVTGCMPFDDTHIHSMPRRQKKGVLYPEGLPPLPEPCQALIAQLLQFSPASRPGVGQVAKNSWLKGDI, encoded by the coding sequence ATGTCAAAAACTGCTGCAGGCGAGAAGCTACTTCATGAGCTTGGCTACAGGCTGGGTCAAACGTTAGGGGAGGGCAGCTACTCCAAGGTGAAGGCGGCCACCTCCGACAAGTACAAGGGCCCCTTAGCCATCAAGGTGGTGGACCGGCGCCGAGCCCCCCCAGACTTTGTGCACAAGTTTCTGCCTCGCGAGCTCTCCATCCTGCGGATGATCCGGCACCCCAACATCGTGCGCGTCTTCGAGCTCATTGAGGTCTGCAACGGGAAGCTCTACATCGTGATGGAGGCGGCTTCCACCGACCTGCTCCAGCTGGTGCAGCAGCTCGGCAAGCTGCCCTGCGTCCCCGAAGCCCGGGACATCTTTGCGCAGGTCGTGGGGGCCGTGCGCTACCTCCACGACCGCAACTTGGTGCACCGGGATCTCAAGTGCGAGAACGTGCTGCTCACTGCTGACGGCCGCCGGGCCAAGCTCACCGACTTTGGCTTTAGCAAGGAGGCCAACGGCTACCCGGACCTGAGCACCACGTACTGCGGGTCGGCAGCCTACGCTTCCCCGGAGGTGCTGCTGGGCATCCCCTACGACGCCAAGAAGTACGACATGTGGAGCCTGGGGGTGGTGCTCTACGTGATGGTGACGGGCTGCATGCCCTTCGACGACACCCACATCCACAGCATGCCCCGGCGCCAGAAGAAAGGGGTGCTGTAcccagaggggctgcccccgctgccaGAGCCCTGCCAAGCCCTCATCGCCCAGCTGCTGCAGTTCAGCCCGGCCTCCCGGCCCGGCGTGGGCCAGGTGGCCAAGAACAGCTGGCTGAAGGGGGACATCTGA